In the genome of Myxosarcina sp. GI1, the window TGTTTAATTTATATGATAACGAAATTTTTATGTTTGGCTGTTTCCAGCCAGTTTTTCATTTATTCGCGCGATCGCTTCCGACCAATTAGGTATGTGTTCTGTATGCCAAGTATGAGTTTGATTGAAGCCCAATCTATCGGAAACTTGTAAAGCTTTAAAATGTGCTTGAGAATTGCGGAAAGCTTTCATATCTTCCATACTTTCCCAAACTGTCAGAGTTCTAAAATCCCTGACTCGAATTTTAATTGCAATTAAACCATTAGAATTTTGGGCTTGATATATAGACTTTAAAGATAAAATTGCAAACCTTAAAAAAGCAGGTATTTCTTTGAGAGTGTATTTAGTAGTTGAGGCAATCATTTGTAGAATTTTAATAAACGAATTAAAACAAATATTGAAATATTACGTAACTTTAGCTCTAGGATCGAACTGCTTCAACCAGTTGTAAACTAAAGTTCTCAGAGGAGGAGGCAATAGAACCACGACTAACTGTTTGGTAATGGCTAAATAAGCAAAAGGAGCAGCCTTTACCTGCCAACAACCGCGCCAACCGATACGAACGTGAGTAAGAGCTACGCGCCAGTTATTGCGGGTGAAAGTGTTATCGGAAAAGCGATAGTAAATCAGCGGTTGGGGTAGATTGGCAAATCTGAGTCCCGATCTAACGCAGCGAAACCACAGTTCGTAATCTTGACGTTTAGATAGTTTTTGACGATAGGAGCCTACTCGTAAGATTGCCTCGCGTCGCAGCATTACCGTCCCGTGAATAAAGGGATTAGTCCAGACCAAACGGCATATATCCTGGTGATTGGTAGGAACCTTACGCTGACCTAAAATTCTGCCGCGATCGCTCATATCTAGAGCGTAGCCCCCTAAAATATCGACTTCAGGTTGTTCTTTTACATACGCCAGTTGCCACTCCAAACGCTGTGGTACTGCCACATCGTCGGCATCCATTCGCGCCACCCAAGGGGTTGTGGCTGCTGCTATTCCACGAGCTAAATTGTATCCCAAACCTCGATTGCGCTGATTGGTAACAACTTCGATGCGAGAATCTTTTTGGGCAAAATCTCTTAATACTTTAGCCGTACCGTCAGTAGAAGCATCATCGACAATAATAAATTTAAAGTTGGTCAAGGTCTGCTGCAAAATGCTGTCTATAGCGGTTGGCAGGTGAGGCATACCGTTATAAACGCTCATCAAGACTGTAACTAAAGGTTCTGAAGAATTAGTCATTAACTATTGCCGCAATATCGATAAAGTAACTGTAACGTTTACCTTCATAAGTCGCATCAATCGAAATTATATTTCCGTCGGAACTCCAGCGAGGATGAAGATCGCAGCGTTGCCCCGCACTGTATTTTAACGGTGCAAAAAAACGCCCTAGTTCGAGAGTTTTTTGGGTTTGGCAATCGCATAACAGTAGATGCTGCTGACGAGAACGGTCTGGATAGGTATCGGTAACGATCCAGCGTCGGTTGGGAGAAAAAGAAGGGTGTCCGTCGCCATAGATGTCTAAAACTTCTTTACCAGTTATTTGCCATTTACCATTAGTGACATCAATTAAATAGTAGCGATCGCCTGCCGCTTTGGTTCTCGCCCAAGCCAGTAGATATGCTTCGTCATACCAACTGTAGTGAGAAATCATCCCCTCATCGAGTAAGAGTTGCAGATTGCTACCGTCACTATCGGAAACATAAAGTCGCGATAATTTACCCCGCTCGCTCAACCAACGGTGCATAAACACGAATTTACTGCCTTGAGGAGAATACATAATGTGATTTACTTTATGTTCGGCGGCAGTCATTTCAGGACGAGATTGATATGCAATTAAATCTTGCAAACTAATAATTAATTTACCTTTCCCAGTTTCTAAATCGACGTGCCAAATTCCATCTTCTGTTAAAGGCAAATCGTCACTAAAGTTACTAGCATCGACCTCATAGCCATATTCGGGACGCAGACGAGCCAAGCGTTTGTAGTTAAGAGTCAGAGCTTCTTTCCCGTTGGGATGCAGCGTTTGAATGGGAAAAGGAATCATGTCTTCAGTTTTTGTCGCTAAGGAAATAATTCTGGCTGCTAGTTTTCCCTCTACCAAATCGTTAAAAATTATTTGTTTATCGTCGCAATTAGATAGCCATTGAACCATAGTTCCCTGTTGCGAACTCCAAGTCTTAGAAGTTGCCACTACTTCAACCGTTTGTTTGTAGCGGTCGTAGATAATAATTTCTACTTGGCGATCGCTTTGCAGTCGATGACAGATAAACTTGGACATATCTGACGACCAGGGAGATTTGTCATAATAGCCAAAAAATAGTTCTCCTTTAGTCTCCTCGACATTACACCACTGCCAGGGAGTCGAGATTTTTACTCGTGGGTGGAGTGCTAAAGAAAAATTGCGATCGCCATAATACCAATAGTTCAAGCGTTGATAGGTACTTTTAGCAACTTGTTTTATCTGGGGAAAGCGATCGAGAGTCTTAGCTATGGTTCGCTCTAGGGGATTAAATGATTTCATTCTAATTGGAGTAATTTTTTCTCAGGCGTAGATAGAGAGTATAGGGTAAAAGCCGAGCTAATGCCGCTACAGAAGGATACTGAAGTAAACTACGCAACACATATCTATATCTGCGTGGCGAACCTGATAGTAAGTATTTGTCGGCAATCAAAGTATAGTGAGAGGCAATTGCTTGTCTTGCTTGCTTGGATGGTAGAGACTTAAGATCCTGCTGGTATTTTTGCAAAATCTTTTCAACTGCCGCTTCGTAAATTTCTGGTTTGCTACTAGTTTGTTTTCTGGGTTGGCTGTGTACCGTCCACAGAACAGTAGCTTGAGGATCGAAAGCAATTTTTGTTACCTTAGACAATCTGATCCAAAGTTCGTAATCTTCCCGCACCGCGATTTCAGGATCGAATCCTCCTGCCTCTAGAAATAAATCTTTCCGCACCGCCACGCTTGAGGTTACGCCGACGTGATTTTTTTGCAGCATCTGCGAATATATTTGACCTGCTAGCTTGGGAGTTATTTGAAACAGATTATTACCAGCTTCATCGACCACAGAACGAGCCGCATAAACCAATCCTACTTCTGGATGCTCGGTAAGAATATTTAGCTGATTGGCAATCTTTTCTGGCAGCCAAAGATCGTCATCGTCTAAAAACATGAGAACATTACCCGAAGCCAGCTTAGCACCTTGGTTACGAGTTGCACCAGGACCCGAACTTTGCGAATTTCTGTGATAGATAAGGGGTACTGGCGATCGCTCTTTTAATTGTTCGATAATCTCTGGATAAGAAGCCACAGAAGCATCATCGACAATAATAATTTCTGCTGGCAAAGTAGTTTGCGAACAGATACTTTGAACCGCTCTATCTAACATCTGCGGTCTATCTTTAGTGGGAACGATAACAGAAACTTGGAGGGAATTCATAGGTTAAAAATATTTTCTTTTTAGACTTACCAAACCCAAAGACTTAGCGATTTTTCTCAATTTAGAATAAATAATCTTTTTCCCAAGCAGTGCGCGAACCTGAAGATTTGAGCTTCGAGCGATCGCTCGCTGTAATTCTTGTTGGATCGCTTCATTATTTTCTGCCGATATACCTTCTCGGCGATGAATGGTCAAAATTTTATTGGTGGTTACAACTGGTTCTGTAGTAATTTTTTTTGCCATCAGAATATTATCAGCAATAATCTGATAATTTACATCAAACCAGGAATTTTGATTCCTCAGACCGATAAATCCTTGATGATAAAAAGGATATTTGACTATGTTTAGCTCTCGATCGCGTTCTGGCGAATGAGGCAATCTCAGCTTGCAGACTCGTTCTTCGGGGTGAAAGATCGACACCGCACCCGCTAAATTAGCTTTTGTAAAATCTATTTCTGAATCTGGCAATCGCCACAAAATATCGTCGGCATTAATATGCCAAGTATGAGAACCCAATGCTGCTTTAGTACCTTTGTTCATTGCGTCGTAGATACCGCGATCGCTCTCGCTCACCCAATAATCGATTTGCCCTTCATACTGCTCGATAATGTCTAAAGTTTTGTCTGTAGAACCGCCATCAATAATGATGTATTCCAGGTTTTCATTAGATTGGTTAATAATAGATTGAATAGTTTGTTCTAAGTATTTTTCGCCATTAAACACTACCGTAATTATCGAAATCAGCGGACGTTCGGGAGTAGCTTGTTTGTACATACCTTTGGTACGCATACCGCCTTCTTTCTTTCTATCTGGTTGAAGGGGAAGTAATAATTTATTAGTAAGATAGTTTTGCTTTTCGGCTACAAGGGATTGTTCCAGGCGATCGATAGTTAGGTAGTTCTCAGCTTTGGGTTTATCTGAAGGTAATGTCAGTTTGTTAGACAAATTGGCAATAAAGTCCGAGTTTGTTGCCTCCAAAGCATCTAATTGTAAATAGATGTGAGTTACAGTTTGCCAGTATTCCCCAATTAAAAATTCTTTTCTTACGCGATCGATTTTATTAGCAGTATTTAATCCTGTAGCAGCATCGCAGAGGTAAATAATTAATTTATGTCGGCTGTTTGATTCGGCAAAAGGTTTGCGAAACATTAAAATCTCTTCTGTCCAACCAAAATCGATTAAATGCTGGCTAAATATCTCTCGTCCCCAGGCATAACGTAAATCCACATCATAAATTTGCTGCTGCCGAGTAGAACAAACTAAAGATGATAAACCCTGCCACCCTACAAGATTACTGGTAGTATGTGACGAGATTGCCGCGATCGCTTCAAATTCAACTCCCAATTCTAACTGGTTGAAAAAAGTAAGATAACTAGAATTAGTAGATGAGCGATCGATAGTTTCTAAGTTCATGTTAAAAGAATTAAGCAAACTCCGATAAAAAGCGATAAAAAGCGAATTGTCGTAAGGCACAATCCTCGATATCATGACATACACGTAGTTAAAATTGAGAAAATTACCTATTACCTATTGGTGACAAGTTACGAGACTACTACCCATTACCCAATCGTGACAAGTTAAGGATATGTGTTGTTTGTCAATCGGTTTTTAGCTCTAAGCTTTAAGCCATAAGCCATAAGCTTTTAAGCTCGATTTACTTTTTCTAATGCGATCGCTTAAAAGTCAATTCTTATTTGTATATAGCGTTGTTAAACTAACTAAACTCTACATGTAGTACTTGACTTAATTATGTTTTGCTTGACTTTTCACCATTGCCCATTACCTATTAAACTGATGCTTTATTGGATGTAACCCTCAATGAAACCCAATTTTGTCATTATCGGCGCACAAAAATCGGCATCTACATTCTTACATCATTGTCTTCGGGAGCATCCAGATATTTGGCTACCAGAGGGAGAAACACCAGCTTTTGAATCACCCAATTTCGAAGCAGGTGAGGCAAAGCAATTATATAAAAAAATTGGCGATCGCCAGGAAGCTATTATCGGAATCAAGCGTCCGAGTTATCTATGCAGATCGGAAGTACCTCAAAGGCTTTACGACGAACTAAATACACCTAAAATTTTGCTAATTTTACGCCACCCATTAGATCGGACTCGCTCTGCTTATTTTCATTATGTTAGCGGTGGTTTTGCACCACTAAAAGACTTAGATGCGGGAATGAGTGAGTTGCTGGAAGGTAAAATGCAGCAAACTTGGAAAAGAAGCGGTGAAATACTAGATTTTTCCTTGTATGCTCATGGGTTACGGCGTTATCTAGATATCTTTCCTCGCTCTTCGCTGTTTATAACCACGCACGATCGCGTCAAGTCACAACCATTAGAGACAATACAAGAAATTTTGGCATTTTTAGGCGTTAATCAAGAATTTGTGCCTGAAAACTTAAATAGCCGTCCTCAAGCTGTTAACTATTCTCTCAAGCGTTTGCGTTTGCGTATTCTTAAAAATTATTTTTTATACGACTATAATCAAGATCGGACTCGTCTATATGCCAAGCCATCCGTTTCACCAGTGGGCAAGCTCGTCTGTAAGACTATTGATATTATAGATAATCGCATTTTGAGTAAATTTTGGCATAGCAAGTCAATGCCTCAATTTTCTCATTCCGTCGAACAAAAGCTGTGGGAGCTTTTCCTTCCCGACATCCAAGAAACCGAGCGGCTGACATCATTAGATCTATCTGTCTGGTATGATAAGCCCTAATCTACTCTACGAATTATTGCGGTTTATTTTTTCTTACCTGGGCAAAGACAAGAAAATTAAAATTATCAAAAAACATAGTTATTTCATTAAAAAACGGAGTTATTTCATTGTTACTTTATTTATTAAAGCTTTTTCAGCTTTACAACCTAATTTAGTCTATTTAAAATATATCTAAAGATAGATATTATTGATTGTTTGTCGTTATGTTATTTACCTATTTATCAATTTCAGGCGGTTATTTTCTCGTTCTGTTATTAGCTATTGTGGCGGATAAAGAAGCTTCTATAAATGATTTAATCCACTTCAAAGCAGCATTTACAGCAGCGTTATTTTGGCCTATTGTCATGCCAGTTTCACTACTCGAATTAAAAGCTAAAGCGGCTCATCGAGCAAAGCAAGAGGCTTTTGACGCGCTACCCAAACCAATGACGATGAGTGATGGCAGGATTAGATATATCAAACAAGTTAAAACTGTCGCAGAACTAGAGGAAAGCGAACCCCTTACTAGCTATTGTCGCTTTTAGGGATTTTGAGTATGGTAACTGCTAATTTTAATAACGGTTTGTGTTTAAGTTCGGATCGATCGCGCTACATTAATTAAACTGACAACAAGATCGAACAAGTCCTTTTAAAGCTAAAGCATGAATAAATCTGTCGCTGATGTAATGACATCCGACCCTACCGTAGTAAAACCTCAAACACCGCTGCAAGATGCAATTAAAATTTTGGCGGAAAAAAAGATTAGCGGTTTGCCAGTAGTGGATGATACGGGAAAACTAGTGGGAATAATTTCAGAATCCGATTTGATGTGGCAGGAAACGGGTGTAGAAACGCCACCATATATCATGTTTCTCGATAGCGTAATTTATCTCCAAAATCCCGCACGTCACAACAAAGAAATTCATAAAGCACTAGGGCAAACTGTGGGTGATGTAATGAACGATAAACCTGTAACCATTTCACCAGAGCAATCGGTACGTGCCGCAGCACGCATTATGCACGAAAAAAAGGTGCGTCGTCTGCCAGTGGTAAACAAAGAAACTCAAAAAATTGTAGGCATGATTACTCAAAGTGATGTAATCAGAATGATGTCTTTAGAAGAATAAATTGTTTTAGCAAAGTAGTTTGACATAAATTTAATCAGCAATCGGATAGAGATTTTAAAACATGAGTGTTACTCCAGAATCAATCCAAGAATTATTAAATTCAGAAAATTTCGGCGAGCGGATTCGAGGTTTGAACCAATTACGACAAATAGAGCCTGATGTGGCATTTGAAATGATTCAGCCGATGATAACAGATAAGAATACCCGCGTACGTTACGCCGCAGTTAGTCAGTTAGATACTTTAGGTAAAAATAATTTAGACACTTCTTTAGAACTATTGCGCGATCGCCTGCATAACGATCCCGAACCAGATGTACAGGCGGCAGCAGCAGATGCTATTGGCGGTTTGAAGTTGGTTGAAGCGTTTGAAGATCTAGCAAACATGTACCATCAAACTTCAGAGTGGCTGATTCAATTCAGTATTATTGCTGCTTTAGGTGAGTTGGGAGACGAACGCGGCTTCGAGCTATTGGAAGAAG includes:
- a CDS encoding glycosyltransferase family A protein; translated protein: MNSLQVSVIVPTKDRPQMLDRAVQSICSQTTLPAEIIIVDDASVASYPEIIEQLKERSPVPLIYHRNSQSSGPGATRNQGAKLASGNVLMFLDDDDLWLPEKIANQLNILTEHPEVGLVYAARSVVDEAGNNLFQITPKLAGQIYSQMLQKNHVGVTSSVAVRKDLFLEAGGFDPEIAVREDYELWIRLSKVTKIAFDPQATVLWTVHSQPRKQTSSKPEIYEAAVEKILQKYQQDLKSLPSKQARQAIASHYTLIADKYLLSGSPRRYRYVLRSLLQYPSVAALARLLPYTLYLRLRKNYSN
- a CDS encoding glycosyltransferase, whose product is MTNSSEPLVTVLMSVYNGMPHLPTAIDSILQQTLTNFKFIIVDDASTDGTAKVLRDFAQKDSRIEVVTNQRNRGLGYNLARGIAAATTPWVARMDADDVAVPQRLEWQLAYVKEQPEVDILGGYALDMSDRGRILGQRKVPTNHQDICRLVWTNPFIHGTVMLRREAILRVGSYRQKLSKRQDYELWFRCVRSGLRFANLPQPLIYYRFSDNTFTRNNWRVALTHVRIGWRGCWQVKAAPFAYLAITKQLVVVLLPPPLRTLVYNWLKQFDPRAKVT
- a CDS encoding CBS domain-containing protein codes for the protein MNKSVADVMTSDPTVVKPQTPLQDAIKILAEKKISGLPVVDDTGKLVGIISESDLMWQETGVETPPYIMFLDSVIYLQNPARHNKEIHKALGQTVGDVMNDKPVTISPEQSVRAAARIMHEKKVRRLPVVNKETQKIVGMITQSDVIRMMSLEE
- a CDS encoding sulfotransferase domain-containing protein; protein product: MKPNFVIIGAQKSASTFLHHCLREHPDIWLPEGETPAFESPNFEAGEAKQLYKKIGDRQEAIIGIKRPSYLCRSEVPQRLYDELNTPKILLILRHPLDRTRSAYFHYVSGGFAPLKDLDAGMSELLEGKMQQTWKRSGEILDFSLYAHGLRRYLDIFPRSSLFITTHDRVKSQPLETIQEILAFLGVNQEFVPENLNSRPQAVNYSLKRLRLRILKNYFLYDYNQDRTRLYAKPSVSPVGKLVCKTIDIIDNRILSKFWHSKSMPQFSHSVEQKLWELFLPDIQETERLTSLDLSVWYDKP
- a CDS encoding DUF3291 domain-containing protein, which produces MIASTTKYTLKEIPAFLRFAILSLKSIYQAQNSNGLIAIKIRVRDFRTLTVWESMEDMKAFRNSQAHFKALQVSDRLGFNQTHTWHTEHIPNWSEAIARINEKLAGNSQT
- a CDS encoding glycosyltransferase, which produces MNLETIDRSSTNSSYLTFFNQLELGVEFEAIAAISSHTTSNLVGWQGLSSLVCSTRQQQIYDVDLRYAWGREIFSQHLIDFGWTEEILMFRKPFAESNSRHKLIIYLCDAATGLNTANKIDRVRKEFLIGEYWQTVTHIYLQLDALEATNSDFIANLSNKLTLPSDKPKAENYLTIDRLEQSLVAEKQNYLTNKLLLPLQPDRKKEGGMRTKGMYKQATPERPLISIITVVFNGEKYLEQTIQSIINQSNENLEYIIIDGGSTDKTLDIIEQYEGQIDYWVSESDRGIYDAMNKGTKAALGSHTWHINADDILWRLPDSEIDFTKANLAGAVSIFHPEERVCKLRLPHSPERDRELNIVKYPFYHQGFIGLRNQNSWFDVNYQIIADNILMAKKITTEPVVTTNKILTIHRREGISAENNEAIQQELQRAIARSSNLQVRALLGKKIIYSKLRKIAKSLGLVSLKRKYF
- the nblB gene encoding phycobilisome degradation protein NblB, which gives rise to MSVTPESIQELLNSENFGERIRGLNQLRQIEPDVAFEMIQPMITDKNTRVRYAAVSQLDTLGKNNLDTSLELLRDRLHNDPEPDVQAAAADAIGGLKLVEAFEDLANMYHQTSEWLIQFSIIAALGELGDERGFELLEEALNSNNNLLQTAAIGSLGELGDTRAVALLIPFADNEDWQIRYRLVQALGRLGGEEAHVTIAKLSKDEVEQVAAEAKNNLN